In one window of Myxococcus virescens DNA:
- the rpiA gene encoding ribose-5-phosphate isomerase RpiA — MSQQGDGAATARYKQAAAEWAVDGFVQPGMVVGLGTGSTAAFVVQRLAALRERGRLLDVVGVPTSRATEALARSLGVPVSTLDAHPVLDVTLDGADEVAPDLSLIKGGGGALLREKIVAQASRRVVIVVDAGKLSPVLGTHWPVPVEVMSFGWRSQARFLESLGARVTVRHGAGGEPFLTDQGNLVLDCAFGPIDAPEALAASLGARAGIVGHGLFLNLTTDLVVAGPKGVEHRAR; from the coding sequence ATGAGCCAGCAGGGCGACGGCGCGGCGACAGCCCGCTACAAACAAGCGGCCGCCGAATGGGCGGTGGACGGCTTCGTCCAGCCGGGCATGGTGGTGGGGCTGGGCACGGGCAGCACCGCGGCCTTCGTCGTCCAGCGACTGGCCGCGCTGCGCGAGCGGGGACGGTTGCTGGACGTCGTGGGCGTGCCCACCTCGCGCGCCACCGAGGCGCTGGCTCGCTCGCTGGGCGTGCCCGTGTCGACACTGGACGCGCACCCCGTGTTGGACGTCACCCTCGACGGCGCGGACGAAGTGGCGCCGGACCTGTCCCTCATCAAGGGCGGAGGTGGCGCGCTGCTGCGCGAGAAGATCGTCGCGCAAGCAAGCCGGCGCGTCGTCATCGTGGTGGACGCGGGAAAGCTCTCCCCCGTGCTGGGCACGCACTGGCCGGTGCCGGTGGAGGTGATGTCCTTCGGTTGGCGCTCCCAGGCGCGGTTCCTCGAATCGCTTGGCGCGCGCGTCACCGTCCGGCACGGCGCTGGCGGCGAGCCCTTCCTCACGGACCAGGGCAACCTCGTGCTCGACTGCGCCTTCGGCCCCATCGACGCGCCCGAGGCGCTGGCCGCGAGCCTGGGCGCGCGCGCGGGAATCGTGGGCCACGGCTTGTTCCTGAACCTCACCACGGACCTGGTGGTGGCGGGGCCGAAGGGCGTGGAGCACCGCGCGCGCTGA
- a CDS encoding SBBP repeat-containing protein codes for MVRGWQRWSACGVLGGWALLSLPGASIAKAPPLQQVTSWVHQSGGPQDELAQAVTTSGDAVYTAGYTTGQLGAEPSAGGQDAYVSKYDASGALLWTRQLGTSANDRALAVSADEAGNVYVAGYTWGSFSFYENAGGTDLFVAKYDEKGAFQWVRQFGTATDDYATGIAATRLASHDVVFVSGYSLGRFDGSAPQGNYDVVVAKFDTGGNPYWLRQYGSARSDVALGVAVSPNEDVYVTGYTYGSFDGVTNPGNTVDLFLAKYSVLGEPQWVRQLGSSHDEFGTGVAVADDGGVYVSGYTSGALEGSTRLGSYDAVLVKYDTQGNWHWTRQIGTATTDYAQSVAVSKAGRVYLAGFTSGAMGGEPSLGSTDMFLATYDIHGTWLDFRQVGSTSADRGQGVAIADDGAVYLVGYTLGQTSSFPSAGGYDAVLYRFLDGAALPDEPGPWGPRWDSKAL; via the coding sequence ATGGTTCGTGGTTGGCAGCGGTGGAGCGCGTGCGGAGTCCTGGGTGGATGGGCGCTGCTGAGTCTTCCCGGGGCCTCAATCGCGAAGGCGCCTCCGTTGCAGCAGGTCACCAGCTGGGTGCACCAGTCCGGCGGCCCGCAGGACGAGCTGGCACAGGCCGTCACCACCTCCGGCGACGCCGTTTATACGGCGGGCTACACCACTGGGCAGCTCGGCGCGGAGCCCTCGGCGGGGGGGCAGGACGCCTACGTTTCGAAGTACGACGCCTCGGGCGCGCTGCTGTGGACGCGGCAGCTGGGAACGTCCGCGAATGACCGTGCGCTCGCGGTGTCCGCGGATGAAGCCGGCAACGTCTACGTCGCGGGCTACACGTGGGGCAGCTTCAGCTTCTACGAGAACGCCGGCGGCACGGACTTGTTCGTGGCGAAGTACGACGAGAAGGGGGCCTTCCAGTGGGTCCGGCAGTTCGGCACCGCCACGGATGACTACGCCACGGGCATCGCCGCCACGCGGCTGGCCTCGCATGACGTCGTCTTCGTCAGTGGCTACTCACTGGGGCGCTTCGATGGCTCGGCGCCGCAAGGCAACTACGACGTGGTGGTGGCCAAGTTCGACACGGGCGGCAATCCCTACTGGCTGCGCCAGTACGGCTCCGCGCGCAGTGACGTGGCGCTGGGCGTGGCCGTGAGCCCCAACGAGGACGTCTACGTCACGGGCTACACCTACGGCAGCTTCGACGGCGTGACGAACCCGGGCAACACGGTGGACCTGTTCCTGGCGAAGTACAGCGTCCTGGGCGAGCCGCAGTGGGTTCGCCAGCTCGGCTCCTCGCATGACGAGTTCGGCACCGGCGTCGCGGTGGCGGACGACGGCGGCGTCTATGTGTCGGGCTACACGTCGGGCGCGCTGGAGGGGAGCACCCGCCTGGGCTCCTATGACGCCGTGCTGGTGAAGTACGACACCCAAGGCAACTGGCATTGGACGCGGCAGATTGGCACGGCGACCACTGACTACGCGCAGTCCGTGGCGGTGAGCAAGGCGGGCCGTGTCTACCTGGCGGGATTCACCTCCGGCGCCATGGGCGGCGAGCCGTCGCTCGGGAGCACCGACATGTTCCTGGCCACCTACGACATCCACGGCACGTGGCTGGATTTCCGGCAGGTGGGCTCCACGTCGGCGGACCGTGGCCAGGGCGTGGCCATCGCGGACGACGGCGCCGTCTATCTGGTGGGCTACACCTTGGGGCAGACGTCCAGCTTCCCCAGCGCGGGGGGCTACGACGCGGTGCTGTACCGCTTCCTGGATGGCGCCGCGTTGCCGGATGAGCCAGGGCCGTGGGGGCCCCGATGGGACTCCAAGGCCCTCTGA
- a CDS encoding DUF1588 domain-containing protein, whose amino-acid sequence MLVKRLESSASQHFRGGQSGGGWSEGALRMRLFRFSVSAALLLSAASCSSDKNPPGGTPPEVDEASATRVRRMTRAEYDNSVNAIFPTTVPLVMTYAFAPEDTILGFSTHDRLQVTSLLADQIDVAANNLAEYGKVQLRADWTCAAGVPELECAEKFIRGIASHAYRRPVTDDEVADLLALWQESSRGTDPGTGARMVLQGIFSSASFLYRTELGAEGAGANRVVRMTPHEVATALAFAITAGPADAELLAAAEAGQLDSPDEREKHARRLLATPAAQRHLYRFVEEWIGITGQANLTKNNQVFPVFSALFKISSQAETKAFINHILKERNGSVRELLNADYTYADARMAYFYGKEPSMPDGTLGRLSLPPERAGILTHASVLATYALFDSSSPIRRGKFIMHRLLCREVPPPPATISIIPPEPVLDRTTRERFAAHTNNPTCAGCHRTLDPIGFGFEDFDGLGKHRTVENGLAVDASGAVELSTGTVPFTGAAALARVLATSDDVGDCVPLQLFRFAMGRDETPVDEHMLADMRSMFRANPEWRMGDALVGLVRSPYFVHRRTSSPE is encoded by the coding sequence GTGTTGGTGAAGCGGTTAGAATCGTCTGCCAGCCAGCACTTCAGAGGGGGCCAATCTGGGGGTGGCTGGTCCGAGGGTGCCTTGCGTATGCGACTCTTCCGTTTCTCTGTTTCCGCGGCCTTGCTGCTGTCAGCAGCGTCGTGCTCTTCCGACAAAAACCCGCCAGGGGGGACGCCTCCTGAAGTCGACGAGGCTTCGGCGACGCGAGTGCGGCGCATGACGCGTGCGGAGTACGACAACAGCGTCAATGCCATCTTCCCCACGACGGTGCCGCTGGTGATGACGTACGCCTTCGCGCCGGAGGACACCATCCTCGGGTTCTCCACCCATGACCGGCTGCAGGTCACGTCCTTGCTGGCGGACCAGATTGACGTGGCCGCCAACAACCTCGCGGAGTACGGCAAGGTCCAACTGCGCGCGGACTGGACGTGCGCGGCGGGCGTTCCGGAGCTGGAGTGCGCGGAGAAGTTCATCCGCGGCATCGCCTCGCACGCCTACCGCCGGCCCGTCACCGACGACGAGGTCGCCGACCTCCTGGCGCTGTGGCAGGAGTCGAGCAGGGGAACGGACCCGGGCACCGGGGCCCGCATGGTGCTCCAGGGCATCTTCTCCTCTGCCTCCTTCCTGTACCGCACCGAGCTGGGCGCGGAGGGGGCCGGCGCCAACCGGGTGGTGCGGATGACGCCGCATGAAGTCGCCACCGCGCTGGCCTTCGCCATCACCGCCGGCCCCGCCGACGCGGAGCTGCTGGCCGCGGCCGAGGCGGGCCAGCTCGACTCTCCGGACGAGCGTGAGAAGCACGCCCGCCGGCTGCTGGCCACGCCCGCGGCGCAGCGGCACCTGTACCGCTTCGTCGAGGAGTGGATTGGCATCACCGGCCAGGCCAACCTCACCAAGAACAACCAGGTGTTCCCGGTCTTCAGCGCGCTCTTCAAGATCTCCAGCCAGGCGGAGACAAAGGCCTTCATCAACCACATCCTGAAGGAGCGCAACGGCTCCGTCCGCGAACTGCTCAACGCCGACTACACCTACGCCGACGCGCGCATGGCGTACTTCTACGGCAAAGAGCCCTCCATGCCGGATGGCACGCTGGGCCGGCTGTCGCTGCCGCCCGAGCGCGCGGGCATCCTCACCCACGCCAGCGTGCTGGCCACCTACGCGCTCTTCGACTCCAGCTCGCCCATCCGCCGGGGCAAGTTCATCATGCACCGCCTGCTGTGCCGCGAGGTGCCACCGCCGCCGGCGACCATCTCCATCATCCCGCCGGAGCCGGTGCTGGACCGCACCACGCGCGAACGCTTCGCCGCCCACACCAACAACCCGACGTGCGCGGGCTGCCACCGGACCCTGGACCCCATCGGCTTCGGCTTCGAGGACTTCGACGGCCTGGGCAAGCACCGCACGGTGGAGAACGGCCTGGCGGTGGATGCCTCCGGCGCCGTGGAGCTCTCCACGGGGACGGTCCCCTTCACGGGCGCTGCGGCGCTGGCGCGCGTGCTGGCGACCAGTGACGACGTGGGGGACTGCGTGCCGCTCCAGCTCTTCCGCTTCGCCATGGGACGTGACGAGACCCCCGTCGACGAGCACATGCTGGCCGACATGCGGTCCATGTTCCGGGCCAACCCGGAGTGGCGCATGGGCGATGCGCTCGTCGGCCTCGTGCGCTCCCCGTATTTCGTCCACCGGCGTACCTCTTCCCCCGAGTAG
- a CDS encoding outer membrane beta-barrel protein gives MTGKLSWALAVVSLLASTRASAQEEAQALESSARDERRGLELTVGVGFQVGAGYVYRDGAGLDRQVRDLKLSDAANGGIAFLLEAGYRLNSRWYVGAFGQYSHVLTKTNPYTCPEGYDCSTSQIRFGPHVQYHFAPDASFDPFVGLGVGMVLLNNKVSGPITQPAPGTVEIDSQSRGPEFVNLTLGGKWRLSDSLSFGPYLTGTYARYTTRSGTSTVNIPAVNLTQETPLEQVGDGPYGLLMLGVRGTWNL, from the coding sequence ATGACGGGAAAGCTGTCTTGGGCCCTGGCTGTGGTGTCACTGCTGGCCTCCACGCGCGCGAGCGCGCAGGAGGAGGCGCAGGCGCTGGAGTCCTCCGCGCGGGATGAACGCAGGGGCCTGGAGCTCACCGTGGGGGTCGGCTTCCAGGTGGGCGCCGGCTACGTCTACCGGGATGGTGCGGGGTTGGACCGGCAGGTCCGCGACCTGAAGCTCAGCGACGCGGCCAATGGGGGCATCGCCTTCCTGTTGGAGGCGGGCTACCGCCTCAACTCGCGCTGGTACGTGGGCGCGTTCGGCCAGTACTCGCACGTGTTGACGAAGACGAACCCGTACACGTGCCCGGAAGGCTACGACTGCTCCACGTCGCAAATCCGCTTCGGTCCCCACGTGCAGTATCACTTCGCGCCGGACGCCTCGTTCGACCCCTTCGTGGGGCTGGGCGTGGGCATGGTCCTGCTCAACAACAAGGTCTCCGGTCCCATCACCCAGCCCGCGCCCGGAACGGTGGAGATTGACAGCCAGTCGCGCGGCCCTGAGTTCGTGAACCTGACCCTGGGCGGCAAGTGGCGGCTGTCGGATTCGCTGTCGTTCGGCCCGTACCTGACGGGCACGTATGCTCGCTACACCACGCGCAGCGGCACCTCGACGGTGAACATCCCCGCCGTCAATCTCACGCAGGAGACGCCGCTGGAGCAGGTGGGTGATGGCCCCTATGGCTTGCTCATGCTCGGGGTTCGCGGGACCTGGAACCTCTAA
- a CDS encoding LysR family transcriptional regulator — MNVTLEHARALDALARHGTFTAAAEALRKGHTAVMYALRTLEAQTELTLLDRRGYRTRLTPAGERILEHCRKLLAAERELEAACAEIRAGWEPALRIVFDGIFPAEPLLRVVKELSTEGASTRFHVSAEFLSGVEAAFVREEANLMVTLLPPTVPGLRTYRLPELKAILVAHRGHPLARRRGPLKDEDLAEHLVLTVRGSDPRLQLSTGELEARSTVHLNDFAAKKAAILEGLGFGWLPEYMATRELRRGELKALKLAGDATHAFRPQLHHHAGIPLGRAARRIVQALTETESTS, encoded by the coding sequence ATGAACGTCACGTTGGAGCATGCCCGCGCCCTGGACGCCCTCGCCCGCCATGGCACCTTCACCGCCGCGGCGGAGGCCCTGCGAAAGGGACACACGGCGGTGATGTACGCGCTGCGCACGCTCGAGGCGCAGACGGAGCTGACGCTGCTCGACCGGCGCGGCTACCGCACCCGGCTGACGCCCGCTGGGGAACGGATTCTGGAGCACTGCCGCAAGCTGCTGGCCGCGGAGCGCGAGCTGGAGGCCGCGTGCGCGGAGATTCGCGCTGGCTGGGAGCCCGCGCTGCGCATCGTCTTCGACGGCATCTTCCCCGCCGAGCCCCTACTGCGCGTGGTGAAGGAATTGAGCACCGAGGGCGCCAGCACCCGCTTCCACGTCTCCGCGGAGTTCCTCTCCGGCGTGGAAGCGGCCTTCGTGCGCGAGGAGGCGAACCTGATGGTGACGCTGCTGCCGCCCACCGTGCCGGGCCTGCGCACGTACCGCCTGCCGGAGCTCAAGGCCATCCTGGTGGCCCACCGGGGCCATCCCCTGGCCCGGCGGCGGGGACCGTTGAAGGACGAGGATCTGGCCGAGCACCTGGTGCTCACGGTGCGCGGCTCGGACCCTCGGCTCCAGCTCAGCACCGGCGAGTTGGAGGCACGCTCCACGGTGCATCTCAATGACTTCGCGGCGAAGAAGGCGGCCATCCTGGAGGGGCTGGGCTTCGGGTGGCTGCCCGAATACATGGCCACCCGCGAGCTGCGCCGGGGCGAGCTGAAGGCCCTGAAGCTGGCGGGTGACGCCACCCACGCGTTCCGCCCCCAGCTCCACCACCACGCGGGCATCCCCCTGGGACGGGCCGCCCGCCGAATCGTGCAAGCGCTCACGGAGACGGAATCCACCTCTTGA
- a CDS encoding trypsin-like peptidase domain-containing protein, producing the protein MKGSDLREGVVRVLSRDRQRVLGTGFLVTERLVVTCWHVLDTLSDTERDAICLEVLQSHEKATARLRLDASSPTEVADLALLELTRPLRGPSTPLPLGSAERSADHRFATFGFPRGFDDTGTWARGTIGYATGDGDFRKLLLHGSDIREGFSGGPLFDEQTRRVVGVVRFKAVGSEAREAYATPTEQLLARCPELSASEDCPYRDLASFRESDARFWKGRGRVLNEQLLPLLARLPRFVEASGPSGSGKSSLLHAGLIPALRDGTFIPGSQHWDVRALRPGLEPFAALDGAGLPAGEGLVARVQAWRAANPEPGKRLVLVIDSFEDVLLRGSSAELAQHQRFLQQLSALADASLPVTCVVALREGFDAVLSERAPRLRTLLGEHRVQVPSVLTPSELRDIIAGPAREVGLRFDPPEVVDSIALAAQEEFRVESGAGARVTVLPLLEVALTQLWQASRDGAMTLEAFNASAGLLGSLARWADSVYEPLKPSERLLADRLLLELVQLGEADSGLEDKGRRVPLEVLRGRLGAQAEMDAVLQVLVNGRLLVTAQDGHRQRETVELIHDALLTHWQRFVKLRTEDRAFRRWHEAVQADAERWWEAERAQQRQEAEHRLLRGEALTHAQAMVTLHPHQTSALAQRYVLRGQEAERGRYRRTRRNLWLALGASVSALLGVSGFYLRAVDSEKQAVAAKDAAELAVAAEAATSKQLSLQLRISQADSVVSLSRSPGREVEALTQAIQLAGSPPAGADAAQDEVTEALTEAIAAFLYSAPLSTELEARTVGAFSPDSRHLLTRGVVLTPSMRFVSRLWDVRTASLLREFESVDLCPKGALVECTDALYADISGEDTHAFGFSPGDGTLWLGGRRGTLFRWSHPGAVPSIPDAHQDRITAISFSDSGDRVLSASRDRRVKLWDANTGRTLRELTFQEPCTQAVLSGDSRYAWVGGEELTCLYDLTSDVRLIRCITTQDPGPSVAFAPSSRLAVLGDRRGEASLRLLELPSGRDLHRPLTKLEGHALMPSFEDECSLSAFDDIFSSALTVRFCDRGPGNATGSTASPRMRTRWTPIPLHGRLFENGRRAVEFAENPVGAHPFIRVPQATLRWMFRQGPLESRAERALSAPDGRTLLVQAEPGLTRKSIDISTWSEYVPGGFAVSKDLRWMVVREPQSGQLSLVDRETSSQTALGACDVKGVHPPLEGAFSHDGQFLAVRCGVKVLFWDVAQANLGPRTQPPPIEAGIHLTSLPAHWQWRHVTPTEAPATERVLASPRTRAHLQRAEVPGEGACQTQRTFSQSALVEFAPSGRYFAIEDERSVYLGSARDCRLTREAPLATAALTSQGASFSPDGERFVTLSNVPESSALWESATGTKLAPLPTSLGAAVMAFSPDSKYFAVANHPDVYWMGQAYLFDATNGERKPLAAIDGKVKALSFSPDTSRLVAVTDDAIHLFDPNSGALVRRIDVRTDIHVKVRHAHERFGVLDTSGKLHFWRTSDGRHVAELHQGEHSDLEMVPDEEGTRVATFDSDGAYVFSLRPDDLLRQACTLMRGRREYAPVQSICDTFLLPAGPLADLPTP; encoded by the coding sequence ATGAAAGGCAGTGACCTCCGAGAAGGCGTCGTTCGCGTGTTGAGCCGGGATCGGCAGCGCGTCCTCGGGACAGGGTTCCTCGTCACCGAGCGCCTGGTGGTGACGTGCTGGCACGTGCTCGACACGCTCAGCGACACCGAGCGTGACGCCATCTGCCTGGAGGTGCTGCAGAGCCACGAGAAGGCCACGGCGCGGCTGCGGCTCGATGCATCGAGCCCCACGGAGGTGGCGGACCTCGCGCTGCTGGAGCTGACGCGCCCGCTCCGAGGACCGTCCACGCCGCTGCCCCTGGGCAGTGCGGAGCGGAGCGCGGACCACCGCTTCGCCACGTTCGGATTTCCACGGGGCTTCGATGACACGGGCACGTGGGCCCGCGGCACCATCGGCTACGCGACGGGGGACGGCGACTTTCGCAAGCTGCTGCTGCACGGCTCGGACATCCGGGAGGGCTTCAGCGGCGGTCCCCTCTTCGACGAGCAGACGCGGCGCGTGGTGGGCGTGGTGCGCTTCAAGGCCGTGGGCTCGGAGGCGAGGGAGGCGTACGCGACGCCCACGGAGCAGCTGCTCGCGCGCTGTCCGGAGCTGAGTGCTTCGGAGGACTGCCCCTACCGGGACCTGGCGTCGTTCCGCGAATCGGACGCGCGGTTCTGGAAGGGACGCGGGCGGGTGCTGAACGAACAGCTGCTGCCGCTGCTCGCGAGGCTGCCCCGATTCGTGGAGGCCTCCGGCCCTTCGGGCAGTGGCAAGTCGTCGCTGCTCCACGCGGGGCTGATTCCCGCGCTGCGGGATGGAACGTTCATTCCGGGCAGCCAGCACTGGGACGTCCGGGCCCTGCGCCCCGGGTTGGAGCCGTTCGCCGCGCTGGATGGCGCGGGCCTGCCCGCTGGAGAGGGGTTGGTCGCGCGCGTCCAGGCGTGGCGGGCCGCGAATCCGGAGCCAGGGAAGCGGCTGGTGCTGGTCATCGACTCGTTCGAGGACGTGCTCCTTCGCGGAAGCAGCGCGGAGCTGGCGCAACATCAACGATTCCTCCAGCAGCTCTCCGCGCTCGCGGACGCGTCTCTGCCCGTGACGTGCGTGGTGGCGCTGCGCGAGGGCTTCGACGCGGTGCTGTCCGAGCGCGCGCCGAGGCTGCGCACCTTGCTCGGTGAGCACCGGGTGCAGGTGCCATCGGTGCTGACGCCCTCGGAGCTGCGGGACATCATCGCCGGCCCGGCCCGGGAGGTGGGCCTGCGCTTCGACCCACCCGAGGTGGTGGACTCCATCGCCCTGGCCGCGCAGGAGGAGTTCCGCGTGGAGTCCGGCGCGGGCGCTCGCGTCACCGTGCTTCCGTTGCTGGAGGTCGCGCTGACGCAGCTGTGGCAGGCGTCGCGGGATGGCGCGATGACCTTGGAGGCCTTCAACGCCAGCGCGGGGCTGCTCGGTTCGCTGGCGCGCTGGGCGGACAGCGTCTACGAACCGCTGAAGCCCTCGGAGCGCCTGCTGGCGGACCGGCTGTTGCTGGAGCTGGTGCAGTTGGGTGAGGCGGACAGCGGCCTGGAGGACAAGGGGCGCCGGGTGCCGCTGGAGGTGCTGCGCGGGCGCCTGGGTGCGCAGGCCGAGATGGACGCGGTGCTCCAGGTGCTCGTCAACGGACGGCTCCTGGTGACAGCCCAGGACGGGCACCGGCAGCGGGAGACGGTGGAGCTGATTCACGACGCGCTCCTCACGCACTGGCAGCGCTTCGTGAAGCTGCGCACCGAGGACCGGGCCTTCCGCCGCTGGCACGAAGCCGTGCAGGCCGACGCGGAGCGCTGGTGGGAAGCGGAGCGCGCTCAGCAGCGACAGGAGGCCGAGCACCGGCTGCTGCGAGGCGAGGCGCTCACCCACGCGCAGGCGATGGTCACGCTCCATCCGCACCAAACGAGCGCACTGGCCCAACGGTACGTCCTGCGCGGCCAGGAAGCGGAGCGGGGCCGGTACAGGCGGACACGGCGAAACCTGTGGCTCGCCCTGGGTGCCTCCGTCAGCGCGCTGCTGGGCGTGAGCGGGTTCTACCTCCGGGCAGTGGATTCCGAGAAGCAGGCCGTGGCCGCAAAGGATGCAGCTGAGCTTGCCGTGGCCGCCGAGGCCGCGACCTCGAAACAGCTCTCCTTGCAGTTGCGCATCTCCCAAGCCGATTCCGTGGTGAGCCTGTCGCGCAGCCCTGGCCGCGAGGTAGAGGCACTCACGCAGGCCATCCAACTCGCGGGAAGCCCGCCGGCAGGCGCGGACGCAGCCCAGGACGAAGTGACCGAAGCGCTGACCGAGGCCATCGCCGCGTTCCTCTATTCGGCCCCCTTGTCCACGGAGCTGGAGGCGCGCACCGTCGGCGCGTTCTCTCCAGACTCACGTCATCTCCTGACACGAGGCGTCGTGCTGACTCCGTCCATGCGGTTCGTCAGCCGGCTCTGGGACGTCCGCACCGCCAGCCTGCTGCGCGAGTTCGAGTCCGTCGACCTGTGCCCGAAAGGCGCGCTCGTGGAATGCACGGACGCGCTGTACGCCGACATTTCAGGGGAGGACACCCACGCCTTTGGCTTCTCGCCTGGGGATGGAACGCTTTGGCTGGGGGGGCGCCGCGGCACCCTGTTCAGGTGGAGCCACCCGGGCGCTGTGCCCTCCATTCCGGATGCCCACCAGGACAGGATTACAGCCATTTCGTTCTCGGACAGCGGCGACCGCGTGCTGTCCGCCAGTCGCGACCGCAGGGTGAAGCTCTGGGATGCGAACACCGGACGGACATTGCGCGAGCTGACCTTCCAGGAGCCCTGCACCCAGGCCGTGCTGTCGGGCGACTCGCGTTACGCCTGGGTGGGCGGTGAAGAACTGACGTGCCTCTACGACCTGACCTCCGATGTGCGCCTCATCCGGTGCATCACGACGCAGGACCCGGGACCCTCGGTCGCCTTCGCTCCTTCGAGCAGGCTTGCCGTGCTCGGCGACCGGCGAGGCGAAGCCAGCCTCCGTCTGCTGGAGCTGCCCTCTGGCCGGGACCTTCATCGCCCGCTCACGAAACTCGAAGGGCACGCGCTCATGCCGTCCTTCGAAGACGAATGCAGCCTCTCGGCCTTCGACGACATCTTCTCCTCGGCGCTCACCGTGCGCTTCTGTGACAGAGGGCCTGGCAACGCCACCGGAAGCACGGCATCCCCGCGGATGCGAACACGCTGGACGCCCATTCCCCTCCATGGACGCCTCTTCGAGAACGGGCGGCGCGCCGTCGAGTTCGCCGAAAATCCCGTGGGCGCCCATCCCTTCATCCGGGTTCCCCAGGCAACCCTGCGCTGGATGTTTCGCCAGGGGCCTTTGGAATCCCGGGCGGAGCGAGCCCTGAGCGCGCCGGATGGACGCACGCTCCTCGTCCAGGCCGAACCCGGCCTCACGCGGAAGAGCATCGATATCTCCACCTGGAGCGAGTACGTGCCGGGCGGCTTCGCCGTGTCCAAGGACCTGCGTTGGATGGTGGTGAGGGAGCCGCAAAGCGGCCAGCTCTCGCTCGTTGACAGGGAGACCTCGAGCCAGACAGCACTGGGCGCGTGTGACGTCAAAGGCGTGCATCCGCCCCTGGAGGGCGCCTTCTCTCACGACGGCCAGTTCCTCGCCGTCCGCTGCGGCGTGAAGGTCCTGTTCTGGGACGTGGCGCAGGCGAATCTTGGACCGCGCACACAGCCGCCGCCCATCGAAGCAGGAATCCACCTGACCTCGCTCCCCGCCCACTGGCAATGGCGGCACGTCACCCCCACGGAGGCCCCCGCTACCGAGCGCGTCCTGGCGTCGCCTCGCACCCGTGCGCACCTCCAGCGGGCCGAGGTGCCTGGCGAGGGCGCGTGTCAGACGCAGAGGACCTTCTCGCAGAGCGCCCTCGTCGAGTTCGCCCCCAGCGGCAGATACTTCGCGATTGAGGACGAACGCTCCGTCTACCTGGGCTCCGCCCGAGACTGCCGGCTGACGCGGGAAGCGCCGCTGGCCACCGCTGCGCTGACATCCCAGGGCGCCTCGTTTTCACCGGACGGCGAGCGTTTCGTCACCCTCTCCAACGTGCCCGAGTCCTCCGCGCTCTGGGAAAGCGCCACGGGGACGAAGCTGGCGCCACTGCCCACGAGCCTGGGAGCCGCCGTCATGGCGTTCTCACCGGACTCCAAGTACTTCGCGGTCGCCAACCACCCCGACGTCTACTGGATGGGACAGGCCTACCTCTTCGACGCCACCAACGGCGAGAGGAAGCCCCTGGCGGCCATCGACGGAAAGGTCAAGGCGCTCTCCTTCTCTCCTGATACGTCCCGGCTCGTCGCGGTGACAGACGATGCCATCCACCTCTTCGACCCGAACTCAGGCGCGCTCGTGCGCAGAATCGACGTGCGCACGGATATCCACGTGAAGGTCCGGCATGCACACGAGCGCTTCGGTGTCTTGGACACGTCGGGCAAGCTCCACTTCTGGCGAACCTCCGATGGCCGGCACGTGGCCGAGTTGCACCAGGGCGAGCACTCCGACCTGGAGATGGTGCCCGATGAGGAGGGCACGCGCGTCGCCACCTTCGACTCGGACGGAGCCTATGTCTTCTCGCTCCGGCCGGACGACCTGCTGCGACAGGCCTGCACGCTCATGCGCGGACGGCGCGAGTACGCACCGGTCCAGTCCATCTGCGACACCTTCCTTCTCCCAGCGGGCCCCCTGGCGGACCTGCCGACGCCGTGA